A window from Embleya scabrispora encodes these proteins:
- a CDS encoding DinB family protein produces the protein MATDRRPDPPVTGDEREMMRAFLDFHRATLAMKCEGLSDEELRRQSMPPSTLSLLGLVRHMAEVERTWFRRVINAEDIPLVWSDEGDFQVAYDASKSTRSEAFAAWETEVAHARRIEAEAESLDVIGHNAKWDQDVSLRLVMLHLMHEYARHNGHADFLREGVDGTVGA, from the coding sequence ATGGCCACCGACCGGCGCCCCGACCCACCCGTGACCGGCGACGAACGCGAGATGATGCGGGCCTTTCTCGACTTCCACCGGGCCACGCTCGCGATGAAGTGCGAAGGACTCTCCGACGAGGAGCTGCGCCGGCAATCGATGCCGCCGTCCACGCTCTCCCTTCTCGGACTGGTCCGGCACATGGCCGAGGTCGAGCGCACCTGGTTCCGGCGGGTGATCAACGCGGAGGACATCCCGCTCGTGTGGTCCGACGAAGGCGACTTCCAGGTGGCCTACGACGCGAGCAAGTCGACCCGCTCGGAGGCCTTCGCCGCCTGGGAGACCGAGGTGGCCCACGCGCGGCGGATCGAGGCCGAGGCAGAGTCCCTGGACGTCATCGGCCACAACGCCAAGTGGGACCAGGACGTGTCGCTGCGCCTGGTCATGCTGCACCTGATGCACGAGTACGCCCGCCACAACGGCCACGCCGACTTCCTCCGCGAGGGCGTCGACGGCACCGTCGGCGCCTGA
- a CDS encoding GNAT family N-acetyltransferase — MGDLETARLVLHPLTVAETERVVAGEPAADDRWEAGYPTAGDVAGAGRFLRTCATVGDPGAFGNYEIRRREDGVAVGGVGFHGVPDESGTVTIGYGLIEAVRGRGYATEALRELLRFARAAGVTRVVGDTAHDNVASQHVMAAVGMRLVKEEAGLKHYAIQWSPGADGAEPAADAPVRVTRP; from the coding sequence ATGGGAGATCTCGAAACCGCGCGACTCGTACTGCACCCGCTGACCGTCGCCGAGACGGAGCGGGTGGTGGCCGGTGAGCCGGCCGCCGACGACCGATGGGAGGCCGGCTATCCGACGGCCGGGGACGTGGCCGGGGCCGGCCGGTTTCTGCGTACCTGCGCGACCGTCGGGGATCCGGGGGCCTTCGGCAACTACGAGATCCGCCGGCGGGAGGACGGTGTGGCGGTCGGTGGCGTGGGCTTCCACGGCGTGCCGGACGAAAGCGGCACCGTCACGATCGGCTACGGCCTGATCGAGGCGGTCCGGGGGCGCGGCTATGCCACCGAGGCCCTGCGTGAACTGCTGCGCTTCGCCCGAGCCGCGGGTGTGACCCGGGTCGTCGGGGACACCGCGCACGACAACGTCGCGTCGCAGCACGTGATGGCGGCGGTGGGGATGCGGCTGGTCAAGGAGGAGGCCGGACTGAAGCACTATGCGATCCAGTGGTCGCCGGGCGCCGACGGGGCGGAGCCGGCGGCCGACGCCCCGGTGCGGGTCACGCGCCCGTGA
- the pip gene encoding prolyl aminopeptidase has product MTVPYPPIEPYEHGMLDVGDGNRVYWESCGNPAGKPALVVHGGPGSGCSTGVRQLFDPNRYRVVLFDQRGCGRSTPHASDPDTDMRYNTTEHLLADIERLREHLGLERWLLYGGSWGSTLILAYAQRHPERVSEIVIPAVTSTRRVEIDWLYRGVGRFLPAEWERFRNAVPEAERDDPVAAYARLLENPDPAVREHAVREWCAWEDAVVGGEPNGRPDAYGGRPPAARTALVRIAAHYFSHGAWLPEGVLIREAGRLAGIPGVLIHGRLDLSSPLDTAWHLSRAWPDATLEVVDDAGHLGSDAMRATILAALDRFATT; this is encoded by the coding sequence GTGACCGTCCCCTATCCGCCGATCGAGCCCTACGAGCACGGGATGCTCGACGTCGGGGACGGCAACCGCGTCTACTGGGAGAGTTGCGGCAATCCCGCCGGTAAGCCCGCGCTCGTCGTGCACGGCGGTCCGGGGTCGGGGTGTTCGACGGGGGTGCGGCAACTGTTCGACCCGAATCGCTACCGCGTCGTGCTCTTCGACCAGCGCGGGTGCGGGCGCAGTACACCGCACGCGAGCGATCCGGACACCGACATGCGGTACAACACCACCGAGCACCTGCTCGCGGACATCGAGCGGCTGCGCGAACACCTGGGCCTGGAACGCTGGTTGTTGTACGGCGGCTCGTGGGGATCGACGCTGATCCTGGCCTACGCGCAGCGCCACCCCGAGCGGGTGTCCGAGATCGTCATCCCGGCCGTCACCTCCACCCGCCGGGTCGAGATCGACTGGCTGTATCGCGGCGTCGGCCGCTTCCTGCCCGCCGAGTGGGAGCGTTTTCGGAACGCGGTGCCCGAGGCCGAGCGCGACGACCCGGTTGCGGCCTATGCCCGCCTTCTGGAGAACCCGGATCCCGCGGTGCGCGAGCACGCGGTACGGGAGTGGTGCGCGTGGGAGGACGCGGTGGTGGGGGGCGAACCGAACGGCCGGCCCGACGCGTACGGCGGCCGTCCGCCGGCGGCCCGCACGGCGCTGGTCCGGATCGCCGCGCACTACTTCTCGCACGGCGCGTGGTTGCCCGAGGGCGTCCTGATCCGCGAGGCCGGCCGCCTCGCCGGCATCCCGGGCGTACTGATCCACGGCCGCCTCGACCTGAGCAGCCCGCTCGACACCGCCTGGCACCTGTCCCGGGCCTGGCCGGATGCCACGCTGGAGGTCGTCGACGACGCCGGCCACCTGGGCAGCGACGCGATGCGCGCCACGATCCTGGCCGCCCTCGACCGCTTCGCCACGACCTGA
- a CDS encoding acetylxylan esterase codes for MPLSDLSLPELQQFFPKRSEPADFDAFWARTLDEADAHPLDPTFTPETGPLTGVEVCDVSFAGHGGQRVHGWLVLPVHRDGPLPCVVEFPGYGGGRGLPHEQLLYAAAGFAHLVIDVRGQGGSWRAGATGDDAPAGDGSTHPGFLTRGVTDPDRYYYRRVTVDAVRAIAVARSHPAVDPTRIAALGASQGGGLALTVAGLVPDLTAVVADVPFLCHFRRGAEIAATGPYGELARYLAVHRDRVDRVFRTLDYFDAVNHGARATAPARFSVALMDTTCPPSTVFAAYHHYAADKRMEVHTFNGHEGGGAYQDGLNLTYLRSAFEIA; via the coding sequence ATGCCCTTGAGCGACCTGTCACTGCCGGAGTTGCAGCAATTTTTCCCAAAGCGCTCCGAACCGGCCGACTTCGACGCCTTCTGGGCCCGTACGCTCGACGAGGCCGACGCCCACCCCCTCGACCCGACGTTCACGCCCGAGACCGGTCCGCTGACCGGCGTCGAGGTGTGCGACGTCTCCTTCGCGGGTCACGGCGGCCAACGGGTGCACGGCTGGCTGGTGCTGCCCGTGCATCGGGACGGACCCCTGCCGTGTGTCGTGGAGTTCCCCGGATACGGCGGCGGTCGAGGCCTGCCGCACGAGCAACTGCTCTATGCCGCCGCCGGGTTCGCCCATCTCGTGATCGACGTGCGCGGCCAGGGCGGCAGTTGGCGCGCCGGCGCCACCGGGGACGACGCGCCCGCGGGCGACGGCTCCACCCACCCGGGCTTTTTGACCCGGGGAGTCACCGACCCGGATCGGTACTACTACCGCCGGGTCACCGTCGACGCGGTGCGGGCGATCGCCGTCGCCCGCAGCCATCCGGCCGTCGACCCGACCCGGATAGCCGCACTCGGCGCGAGCCAGGGCGGCGGTCTGGCCCTCACGGTCGCCGGCCTGGTGCCGGACCTGACCGCGGTGGTGGCCGACGTCCCGTTCCTGTGCCACTTCCGTCGCGGCGCGGAGATCGCCGCGACGGGTCCCTACGGCGAACTGGCCCGCTACCTCGCCGTACACCGGGACCGCGTGGACCGGGTGTTCCGCACCCTCGACTACTTCGACGCGGTCAACCACGGCGCCCGCGCGACCGCCCCGGCGCGGTTCAGCGTGGCGCTGATGGACACCACGTGCCCGCCCTCCACGGTGTTCGCCGCCTACCACCACTACGCGGCGGACAAGCGCATGGAGGTACATACGTTCAACGGCCACGAGGGCGGCGGCGCGTATCAGGACGGCCTGAACCTGACCTACCTGCGCAGCGCCTTCGAAATCGCCTGA
- a CDS encoding class I SAM-dependent methyltransferase, with the protein MTRAAAEHYERILAANYTWMLGGDLAPIAAGQGELLTGLGVAPTTTSAVAVDLGCGPGNQSLALAGLGFSRVLAVDTSRILLAELAEHAAGLPAIEPVFGDIRKVLPELTAPGEVAVVVCMGDTLTHLSTKDDVSALLAEIARALAPGGRLVVTYRDLTETLHGIDRFIPIRSTDDRVFTCFLEYPDDDTVLVHDLLHVHDGTGWTQHVGSYPKLRIAPTWLAERCRDVGLTVEHNRTGARGLQILAARKD; encoded by the coding sequence ATGACCCGCGCCGCCGCCGAACACTACGAGCGAATCCTGGCCGCCAACTACACCTGGATGCTGGGTGGCGACCTGGCACCGATCGCCGCCGGGCAGGGCGAGTTGCTGACCGGGCTGGGCGTCGCCCCGACGACGACGTCCGCGGTGGCCGTGGATCTGGGCTGTGGGCCCGGCAACCAGAGCCTGGCCCTGGCCGGACTCGGCTTCAGCCGGGTCCTGGCGGTCGACACCAGCCGGATCCTGCTGGCCGAACTGGCCGAACACGCGGCCGGGTTGCCCGCGATCGAGCCGGTGTTCGGGGACATCCGCAAGGTATTGCCCGAGTTGACCGCGCCGGGCGAGGTCGCGGTCGTGGTGTGCATGGGCGACACGCTCACCCACCTGTCGACGAAGGACGACGTGAGCGCGCTGCTCGCCGAGATCGCGCGGGCTCTCGCCCCCGGGGGGCGTCTGGTCGTCACGTACCGCGACCTGACCGAAACCCTGCATGGTATCGACCGGTTCATCCCGATACGGAGCACGGACGATCGGGTGTTCACCTGCTTTCTCGAATACCCGGACGACGACACGGTCCTGGTCCACGATCTCCTGCACGTCCACGACGGCACCGGCTGGACCCAGCACGTCGGCAGTTACCCGAAGCTGCGGATCGCCCCGACCTGGCTCGCCGAGCGCTGCCGGGACGTCGGGCTGACGGTCGAGCACAACCGGACGGGCGCGCGGGGCCTACAGATCCTGGCGGCGCGCAAGGACTGA
- a CDS encoding AraC family transcriptional regulator: MIEYTLSSHAARVVRDAALGAGVALSELAHLPGFEPETLANPLLRVPTASVVRTWELAVATGPPDVAIRAAESATLGRLHVWDYLFTSAGSFADGCRDAARYVSTMSDPVVEMTVVEDDRRLTVTYGIANYSPAAVTAIDEFAMAVMLKRARDARGPGVVPVHVALAHDAPKNHRHLIEAFGTRAIDFGARTNSMTFLDMDAERPRPTGPGDDELGLILRRYADNLLENARPAAGWHGRFRSVLAGSLGGEELSLEMVAHRMAMSPRTLQRRLSDLETTWRDEIESVRHEHAATLLRDTELPVQSIAGRLGYTDARALRRAFQRWTGQTPDAYRRTAVTGA; encoded by the coding sequence GTGATCGAGTACACGCTCTCCTCGCACGCGGCACGCGTGGTGCGGGACGCTGCCCTGGGAGCCGGGGTGGCGCTGAGCGAACTCGCGCATCTGCCGGGCTTCGAGCCGGAGACGCTGGCGAACCCGTTGTTGCGGGTGCCCACCGCCAGCGTGGTCCGCACCTGGGAGCTGGCCGTCGCCACCGGCCCACCCGACGTCGCCATCCGGGCCGCGGAAAGCGCCACGCTGGGTCGGCTGCACGTGTGGGACTACCTGTTCACCTCCGCCGGCTCGTTCGCCGACGGCTGCCGCGACGCCGCACGCTACGTGTCGACGATGTCCGACCCGGTGGTCGAGATGACCGTGGTCGAGGACGATCGACGCCTCACCGTCACCTACGGCATCGCGAACTACTCGCCGGCGGCGGTCACCGCGATCGACGAATTCGCGATGGCGGTCATGCTCAAGCGGGCCCGCGACGCCCGGGGCCCGGGCGTGGTCCCCGTACACGTCGCCCTCGCGCACGACGCCCCGAAGAACCACCGGCATCTGATCGAGGCGTTCGGCACCCGCGCCATCGACTTCGGCGCCCGAACGAACTCGATGACCTTCCTCGACATGGACGCCGAACGCCCGCGCCCGACCGGCCCCGGCGACGACGAACTCGGGCTGATCCTGCGCCGATACGCGGACAACCTGCTGGAGAACGCCCGCCCGGCGGCCGGATGGCACGGCAGGTTCCGGTCGGTATTGGCCGGCTCCCTCGGCGGCGAGGAGCTGAGCCTGGAGATGGTCGCCCACCGGATGGCGATGAGCCCGCGCACCCTCCAGCGCCGGCTGAGCGACCTGGAGACCACCTGGCGGGACGAGATCGAATCGGTGCGGCACGAGCACGCCGCAACGCTGCTGCGGGACACCGAGCTACCGGTCCAGTCGATAGCCGGGCGGCTGGGCTACACCGACGCCCGTGCCCTGCGCCGAGCCTTCCAGCGCTGGACCGGCCAGACCCCCGACGCCTACCGGAGAACCGCCGTCACGGGCGCGTGA
- a CDS encoding GNAT family N-acetyltransferase gives MLIREAESGDWAAIWPFFHEIVAAGETFTYPLDLGMDEGREWWLPAPPSRAVVAVDEAGVVLGTAKMNRNHMGNGSHIASASYMVDPAHAGRGVGRALCEYTIEWARAQGYRAMQFNSVVATNEHAVRLYRSLGFEVIGTLPEGFDHPKHGYVGLHIMHLAL, from the coding sequence ATGTTGATCAGGGAAGCGGAAAGCGGCGACTGGGCGGCGATCTGGCCGTTCTTCCACGAGATCGTCGCGGCCGGCGAGACGTTCACCTATCCGCTCGATCTCGGGATGGACGAGGGTCGCGAGTGGTGGTTGCCGGCCCCGCCCTCCCGCGCGGTGGTCGCGGTGGACGAGGCCGGAGTGGTGCTCGGCACGGCGAAGATGAATCGCAACCACATGGGCAACGGGTCGCACATCGCCAGCGCCAGTTACATGGTCGACCCCGCACACGCGGGGCGGGGGGTCGGCCGGGCGTTGTGCGAGTACACCATCGAGTGGGCCCGCGCGCAGGGCTACCGGGCGATGCAGTTCAACTCGGTCGTGGCGACGAACGAGCACGCGGTGCGGCTGTACCGCAGCCTCGGCTTCGAGGTGATCGGCACCCTGCCGGAGGGGTTCGACCACCCGAAACACGGCTACGTCGGGCTGCACATCATGCACTTGGCGCTGTGA
- a CDS encoding SecDF P1 head subdomain-containing protein, which produces MTQPTRTRRAARSLVATVAVAAVLGVAGCSSDDPVTFKDGDHTGPVDEAAGRVFAEARLVPERALDERQLAASAETIRKRASAGRLPVKSVTVRDGALVVRIAVNPSGDDTRRRLAAIAHTGQLSVRAVTAVTPYPPTTGGTGGTATPSGGPECGDPAVPRVDDPAAPIVACDDKPTEKFTLAPAVITGADVAKAEAKAPQGSGGWEIRLDWTEKGQAAFTALTADAARRDEPGNRVAIVWDGRVLVAPMVRSAIPGAAVIAGTYTEADARQLAGTIGSGMLPAGFRVESFEPGR; this is translated from the coding sequence GTGGCCGGGTGCTCGTCGGATGATCCGGTGACGTTCAAGGACGGCGACCACACCGGGCCGGTGGACGAGGCAGCCGGTCGGGTCTTCGCCGAGGCCCGGCTGGTCCCGGAACGCGCGCTGGACGAACGGCAGTTGGCCGCCTCGGCGGAGACCATTCGCAAACGGGCGAGCGCGGGGCGGCTGCCGGTGAAGTCGGTGACGGTGCGCGACGGCGCGCTGGTGGTGCGGATCGCGGTGAACCCGTCCGGGGACGACACCCGGCGGCGACTCGCGGCGATCGCGCACACCGGGCAGCTGAGCGTGCGCGCCGTGACGGCCGTGACGCCGTACCCGCCCACGACCGGGGGGACGGGCGGTACGGCGACCCCCTCGGGCGGGCCGGAGTGCGGCGATCCGGCGGTGCCGCGCGTGGACGATCCCGCGGCGCCGATCGTGGCCTGCGACGACAAGCCGACGGAGAAGTTCACGCTGGCGCCCGCCGTGATCACCGGGGCCGATGTGGCGAAGGCGGAGGCCAAGGCGCCGCAGGGCTCGGGCGGTTGGGAGATACGGCTCGACTGGACGGAGAAGGGCCAGGCCGCCTTCACCGCGCTCACCGCCGACGCGGCCCGGCGCGACGAGCCCGGCAACCGGGTTGCGATCGTCTGGGACGGTAGGGTGCTGGTCGCGCCGATGGTGCGATCCGCGATCCCCGGGGCCGCGGTGATCGCCGGCACCTACACGGAGGCGGATGCCCGGCAACTGGCCGGGACGATCGGCTCGGGCATGTTGCCGGCGGGGTTCAGGGTCGAGTCGTTCGAGCCGGGGCGCTGA